TCGGATCGCGGCTATACACGCCTGCTGCACGAGGACCTGGCCGTGCGCCGCAAGATCATGACGCAGCTCGCCGATGCCTCGATCTCGCGCGTCGACATCGACCGCAGCGCCAACCAGGTGACGATCACGATCCATACGGCGAAGCCGGGCATCGTCATCGGCCGCCAGGGCGCCAAGGTCGAGGAGCTGCGCCAGACGCTGGACAAGCTCACCGGCCGCCGCGTGCGCGTCAACATCCAGGAGATCCGCGTACCCGAGCTGGACGCCTATCTCGTGGCGCGCAGCATCGCCGATCAGTTGCAGCGGCGCATCGCCTTCCGCCGCGCCATGAAGCAGGCGGTGCAGCGCACCATGCAGCGCGGCGCCAAGGGCATCAAGGTCATCGTCGCCGGGCGGCTGGGCGGCGCCGAGATGTCGCGCCGCGAGACGGAGAAGGACGGCCGCGTGCCGCTGCACACGCTGCGCGCGGATATCGACTACGGCCTGGCCGAGGCGCACACGACGTTCGGCCGCATCGGCGTCAAGGTCTGGATCTACAAGGGCGAGATCCTGCCTGAGCCGAAGCAGCAACGGCCCGAAGCCGAGGAGATGGCCGCGGCCGAAGCCGCCGCCGTGCCCGCCGCGGCCGTAGCGCCGGAGCCGCCGGCAGCAGCGACCGTCGCCGCGCAGGAACCGGCTGTGCAGCCGCCGGTTCCTGCAGTTGCGGCCGCGCCCGAGCCTGCTCCTGCCGCCGCGCCGGCGCCGGCCGAAGCGGTGACAGCCGCACCCGCCGCCCCGGCCGCCGACCCGATGGCGGAACTGCAGCGCATGCAGGAAGAGATGCGGCGCATGCAGGAGGAGATGGCCCGCCTGCAGCGCCAGGCCGCCGAGGCCGTGCAGCAGCAGGGCGCGCCGCCGGCCGCAGGCGAGCCGGCGCCGCCGGAAACGACGCCCGAGGAGAAGCCGACGGCTTCCGACGAGAGCCTGGAGGCCGAGCGCGAGAATCCGCCCGGCGAGTAAGCCAAGACCAGCGTCCGGCAGCGGGCGCGGAGAACCCGCCGTGCGGCGGCGCGACTGTCGTGTCGCCCCGGCAACCGAGGAACGACGATGCTCCAGCCAAAACGGGTGAAGTGGCGCAAGCAGCACCGCGGCCACCGGCGTGGCCCGGCCAACGCCGGCACCGAGGTCTCGTTCGGCGAGTTCGGCCTGCAGGCGACGCAGAGCGCCTGGATCGACTCGCGCCAGATCGAGGCGGCCCGCCGCGCGATCACGCACCACATCAAGCGCGGTGGCAAGGTCTGGATTCGCATCTTCCCCGACAAGCCCGTGACGGCGAAGCCCGCCGAGACGCGCATGGGTTCGGGCAAGGGCGCGCCGGACCACTGGGTCGCCGTGGTCAAGCCGGGGCGGATGCTGTTCGAGATCGGCGGCGTCGGCGATGAGCTGGCGAAAGAGGCGCTGAACCTGGCCTCGTACAAGCTGCCGATCCAGACGCGCCTGGTGCAGCGCGAGCACGAGGCCGTCTAGCCGGGCGCCGCGCGGAGGTTGATGAGGACGAGACGATGAACAAACTGGCCGAGGACATCCGCGCGCTGAGCGACGAGGAGATCAGCCACCAGGTCAACGAGACGCAGCGCGAGCTGTTCAACCTGCGCTTCCGCCTGGCGACGCGGCAACTGGAGAACAGCCACTCGCTGCCGCTGGCACGCAAGAAGCTGGCGCGGCTGAAGACGATTCAAACCGAGCGACGGCTGGCCGCGGCGGCCGGGCAGCGGGCGTAGGCGCGGCGGGAGAGATAGAGAGACAGCACGATGACGACAGACGCCAACACCAGCGAACAGGCTGCGCCGGAAGCGCGCCGCGAGCCGCACCGCAAGAACATGACCGGCACCGTGGTCAGCACCAAGATGCAGAAGACCGTGGTGGTCGCGGTCGAGTCGTTCAAGCGGCACCGGCTCTACAAGAAGACGCTGCGCCGCACCAAGCGCTACAAGGCGCACGACGAGACGAACGCCTGCGTGCTTGGCGACCTGGTGCGCATCGTGGAGACGCGCCCGCTCTCGAAAGAGAAGCGCTGGCGCGTGGCCGAGATCCTCACCCGCGGCAACGTGGCCGAGCTGCAGCCGCAGGCGATCGACGCCTCGCTCGAAGGCCGGCAGGCCGAGTAAATCCCGGCCCGCCGCGCGGGCGAGGCTGCCATGGGCACGTAGCGCCCAACTTTGCTGCCATGGGCACCACGTGCCCATCTTTGAAGGAAAACGCAATGATCCAGCAGTACACGCGGCTGAAGGTGGCCGACAACTCCGGCGCGAAGGAGATCATGTGCATCCTCGTGCCGGGCGGCACGCGCCGCCGCTACGCACGCGTGGGCGACACGATCATCGCCTCCGTCAAGCAAGCGCAGCCCAACGCCGCCGTCAAGAAGGGCGACGTGGTCAAGGCCGTCGTGGTGCGTGTGGCGAAGCCGTACGGGCGCAAGGACGGCTCCTACATCCGCTTCGACGAGAACGCCGCCGTGATCCTGACCGACAAGCAGAATCCGCGCGGCACGCGCATCTTCGGCCCCGTGGCCCGCGAGCTGCGCGAGCGCAACTTCATGAAGATCGTGTCGCTCGCCCCGGAAGTCGTCTAACCGTAGAGAGCGTAAGCGCAGGCAGGCAAGCCGTATGAACAAGCTCAAGAAGAACGACAACGTGCTGGTGATGGCCGGCAAGGACAAGGGCAAGACCGGCCAGGTGCGCGAGGTGCGGCCCAAGGACGGCCGCGCGATCGTCACCGGCGTAAACATGATCAAAAAGCACCAGCGCGCCACGTCGCCGCAGCAGCCCGCCGGCATCATCGAGCGCGAGGCGGCGATCCAGATCGCCAATCTGATGGTGGTGTGCAGCAACTGCGGCAAGCCGGCGCGGGTGGGCATCCACTTCCGGCCGGATGGCAAGAAGAGCCGCTACTGCAAGAAGTGCAACGAGGACTTTGACTAATGGCCGCGCGTCTCAAAGAACGCTACCAGAGCGAAGTGGTGCCGGCGCTGATGAAGGAGTTCTCCTACGGGAACATCATGCAGGTGCCGGGATTGAAGAAGATCGTCGTCAACATCGGCATGGGCGAGGCGCTGCAGAACGCCAAGGCGCTCGACAACGCCGCCGCCGATGTGACCGTGATCACCGGGCAGAAGCCGGTGATCACGCGCGCGAAGAAGTCGATCGCCAATTTCAAGGTGCGCGCCGGCAACCCGATCGGCGTGACCGTGACGCTGCGCGGCGAGCGCATGTACGAGTTCTTCGACCGGCTGGTGAACGTGGCGCTCCCGCGCATCCGCGACTTCTCCGGGGCGCCGCGCAATGCCTTCGACGGCCGCGGCAACTACAGCCTCGGCCTGCGCGAGCAGCTCATCTTCCCGGAGATCGAGTACGACAAGATCGACCGCATCCGCGGCATGGAGGTGACGATGGTCACCTCGGCGCGGAACGACGAAGAGGGCCGGCGCCTGCTGCAACTGCTGGGCGTGCCCTTCAGCAAGAGTTAAGGCCGTAACGGAACGTCAGGAGAGCGAGCGTGGCCAAGGTCAGTCAGATCGTCAAGTCGTTGCGGACGCCGAAGTACTCGACGCGGCGGAAGAACCGCTGCAAGCTCTGCGGCCGGCCGCGCGGCTACATGCGCAAGTTCGGCATGTGCCGCATCTGCTTCCGCACGCTCGCCCACCAGGGGCAGATTCCGGGGGTCATGAAATCGTCCTGGTAGCCGAGCACGTCGGCGGCAGCAGGCCGCCAGCCCCGCGCAGCGCGCGTCCGTTGCTGCAGACGACGGAGACCCCTGCACGGACCCGGTTGAGAGAGGAACCGACCCGATGAACATGACCGACCCCATCGCCGATATGCTCACGCGGATCCGCAACGCCGTGATGGCGCGGCACGACGTGACGTCGATGCCCGCCTCCAGGGTCAAGACGGCGCTCGCGCAGGTGCTGAAGGACGAGCACTACATCCGCGACTTCGAGCTGGTGGAGGAGAAGGACAAGCGCGGCCGCGGCCCGCACAAGGTGATGAAGGTCCATCTCAACTACACGGGCAAGCGCGAGCCGGTGCTAACCGGCATCCAGCGCGTAAGCAAGCCCGGCCTGCGCGTCTACGTGCAGAAGCGCGAAATCCCGCGCGTCTACGGCGGCCTGGGCATCGCCATCCTCTCCACGCCGCAGGGGATCATGACCGGCCAGCAGGCCTGGCGAAAGCAGACCGGCGGCGAGCTGCTCTGCTACGTCTGGTAGCGGAGACGCGGCGCCGTGGTTTCATCGCCGGCGCGCCGGCGATGAAACCATCTGGAAGGAGATTCTGGTATGTCACGCATCGGTCGCCAGCCGATCCCCGTTGCCAGCGGCGTCACCGTGCAGGTGCAGGGCAACCACGTCACGGTCAAAGGGCCGAAGGGCCAGCTGCAGCGCGACCTGCCGGAGGAGATCGGCGTCGAGCAGAAGGACGGTTCGATCCTGGTCACCCGTCCGGACGACCAGCCGCGCCACCGCGCCCTGCACGGCCTCAGCCGCACGCTCGTCGCCAACATGGTCAC
This genomic stretch from Dehalococcoidia bacterium harbors:
- the rplX gene encoding 50S ribosomal protein L24, which translates into the protein MNKLKKNDNVLVMAGKDKGKTGQVREVRPKDGRAIVTGVNMIKKHQRATSPQQPAGIIEREAAIQIANLMVVCSNCGKPARVGIHFRPDGKKSRYCKKCNEDFD
- the rpsQ gene encoding 30S ribosomal protein S17, with protein sequence MTGTVVSTKMQKTVVVAVESFKRHRLYKKTLRRTKRYKAHDETNACVLGDLVRIVETRPLSKEKRWRVAEILTRGNVAELQPQAIDASLEGRQAE
- the rplE gene encoding 50S ribosomal protein L5: MAARLKERYQSEVVPALMKEFSYGNIMQVPGLKKIVVNIGMGEALQNAKALDNAAADVTVITGQKPVITRAKKSIANFKVRAGNPIGVTVTLRGERMYEFFDRLVNVALPRIRDFSGAPRNAFDGRGNYSLGLREQLIFPEIEYDKIDRIRGMEVTMVTSARNDEEGRRLLQLLGVPFSKS
- the rpsH gene encoding 30S ribosomal protein S8, whose translation is MNMTDPIADMLTRIRNAVMARHDVTSMPASRVKTALAQVLKDEHYIRDFELVEEKDKRGRGPHKVMKVHLNYTGKREPVLTGIQRVSKPGLRVYVQKREIPRVYGGLGIAILSTPQGIMTGQQAWRKQTGGELLCYVW
- the rplP gene encoding 50S ribosomal protein L16, giving the protein MLQPKRVKWRKQHRGHRRGPANAGTEVSFGEFGLQATQSAWIDSRQIEAARRAITHHIKRGGKVWIRIFPDKPVTAKPAETRMGSGKGAPDHWVAVVKPGRMLFEIGGVGDELAKEALNLASYKLPIQTRLVQREHEAV
- the rpmC gene encoding 50S ribosomal protein L29; its protein translation is MNKLAEDIRALSDEEISHQVNETQRELFNLRFRLATRQLENSHSLPLARKKLARLKTIQTERRLAAAAGQRA
- the rplN gene encoding 50S ribosomal protein L14, encoding MIQQYTRLKVADNSGAKEIMCILVPGGTRRRYARVGDTIIASVKQAQPNAAVKKGDVVKAVVVRVAKPYGRKDGSYIRFDENAAVILTDKQNPRGTRIFGPVARELRERNFMKIVSLAPEVV
- a CDS encoding type Z 30S ribosomal protein S14: MAKVSQIVKSLRTPKYSTRRKNRCKLCGRPRGYMRKFGMCRICFRTLAHQGQIPGVMKSSW
- the rpsC gene encoding 30S ribosomal protein S3, with the translated sequence MGHKIHPTGFRVGVIYGWQSKWYSDRGYTRLLHEDLAVRRKIMTQLADASISRVDIDRSANQVTITIHTAKPGIVIGRQGAKVEELRQTLDKLTGRRVRVNIQEIRVPELDAYLVARSIADQLQRRIAFRRAMKQAVQRTMQRGAKGIKVIVAGRLGGAEMSRRETEKDGRVPLHTLRADIDYGLAEAHTTFGRIGVKVWIYKGEILPEPKQQRPEAEEMAAAEAAAVPAAAVAPEPPAAATVAAQEPAVQPPVPAVAAAPEPAPAAAPAPAEAVTAAPAAPAADPMAELQRMQEEMRRMQEEMARLQRQAAEAVQQQGAPPAAGEPAPPETTPEEKPTASDESLEAERENPPGE